One genomic region from Streptomyces sp. NBC_01304 encodes:
- a CDS encoding TetR/AcrR family transcriptional regulator, with amino-acid sequence MARTKEFDPDAALQAALELFWERGYEATSMADLVEHLGIGRASLYATFGNKHELYLKAMDRYAQSRDPVLLAELSQPGPVLPAVRELVLRFAAEAADDSVRLRGCLVTNTAAELGPHDAAAARRVEVSWGHVETPLHSALVRAQAQGELASDRDPLALARMLLVLMQGIRVVGKASSDPARVRDAAEQALGLLD; translated from the coding sequence GTGGCCAGGACCAAGGAATTCGATCCGGATGCCGCGCTCCAGGCCGCTCTCGAGCTGTTCTGGGAGCGTGGCTACGAGGCGACCTCGATGGCGGATCTCGTGGAGCATCTCGGGATCGGGCGGGCCAGCCTCTATGCGACCTTCGGGAACAAGCACGAGCTGTACCTGAAGGCCATGGACCGGTATGCGCAGAGCCGTGATCCGGTGCTGCTTGCCGAGCTGTCGCAGCCCGGGCCGGTGCTGCCCGCCGTGCGGGAGCTGGTGCTTCGGTTCGCGGCGGAGGCCGCGGACGACTCCGTGCGGTTGCGGGGGTGTCTTGTCACCAATACCGCTGCGGAGCTGGGGCCGCATGATGCTGCTGCGGCTCGGCGGGTGGAGGTGAGTTGGGGGCATGTGGAGACTCCTCTCCACTCTGCGCTTGTGCGTGCGCAGGCTCAGGGGGAACTTGCTTCGGATCGGGATCCGCTTGCTTTGGCTCGGATGTTGTTGGTGTTGATGCAGGGGATTCGGGTCGTGGGGAAGGCTTCGAGCGATCCTGCTCGGGTTCGGGATGCGGCTGAGCAGGCGTTGGGGTTGCTGGATTGA
- a CDS encoding MFS transporter, translated as MSGVQVQGAAVEVVRRKAGPAFVLLGVVQVTLIFTLAAIAVPLPHIGREFGLVRAELVLLSAAYGLTFAGLLLFGGRLADRFGGRRVLTVGLVGFAAASVLVPLAPSYPALLGARFAQGAGAALVAPAAMAVLRSVFPEPAAYGRAMATWGGLSMLGATAGNLLAGVISAVTSWRLAFAVPLVVAVGALLLAPRLLPDAPPAEQKPGLDPAGAGLATGGVVLASYGLVLSDAYGWTAYEVLLPLLAGIGLLLGFLAVERRVVAPLLPPRFLLNRRRGLGLVAIALTAAGTSTTFVLFSLHLQEGRGWSPLETSAAFVPFAAALILSGRLAGPLIGRYGAGRVAGGGLLVGAAGLGLLALAGFTPSLPYVTGLLPGLLLLPAGAAASFAGAAVLATDGVPPGEAGLAGGVLNTAMELGATVVFALVLAVGGDGPSLAAAAAGFALLALLNYRSVHC; from the coding sequence GTGAGTGGCGTCCAGGTCCAGGGGGCCGCGGTCGAGGTCGTGCGGCGCAAGGCCGGGCCGGCCTTTGTGCTGCTTGGGGTCGTGCAGGTCACGCTGATATTCACGCTTGCCGCCATCGCCGTGCCGCTGCCGCACATCGGGCGGGAATTCGGGCTCGTGCGGGCCGAGCTGGTGTTGCTCAGTGCTGCCTATGGGCTGACCTTCGCGGGGCTGTTGCTGTTCGGGGGGCGGCTTGCCGATCGGTTCGGGGGGCGGCGGGTGCTGACGGTGGGGCTCGTCGGGTTTGCGGCCGCCTCCGTGCTCGTGCCGCTGGCGCCGTCGTATCCGGCGCTGCTCGGGGCGCGCTTCGCGCAGGGTGCGGGGGCCGCCCTCGTGGCGCCCGCCGCCATGGCCGTGCTGCGGTCCGTCTTCCCCGAGCCGGCCGCGTACGGCAGGGCGATGGCGACCTGGGGCGGGCTCTCCATGCTCGGGGCGACCGCGGGGAATCTGCTCGCCGGGGTCATCTCCGCGGTGACGTCCTGGCGCCTGGCCTTCGCCGTGCCGCTCGTGGTGGCCGTCGGGGCGCTGCTACTCGCGCCCCGGCTGCTGCCCGACGCACCCCCTGCCGAGCAGAAGCCGGGCCTCGATCCGGCGGGGGCCGGGCTCGCCACCGGTGGCGTCGTCCTCGCGAGCTACGGGCTCGTGCTCTCGGATGCGTACGGCTGGACTGCGTACGAGGTGCTCCTGCCCCTGCTCGCCGGCATCGGCCTGCTCCTCGGGTTTCTGGCCGTCGAGCGGCGGGTCGTCGCGCCGCTGCTGCCGCCGCGCTTCCTGCTGAACCGCAGGCGGGGCCTCGGGCTCGTCGCGATCGCGCTGACCGCGGCGGGTACCTCGACGACCTTTGTGCTCTTCTCGCTGCATCTGCAGGAGGGCAGGGGCTGGTCGCCGCTGGAGACCTCCGCCGCCTTCGTGCCCTTTGCCGCCGCGCTGATCCTCTCGGGACGCCTGGCCGGACCGCTCATCGGGCGGTACGGGGCGGGGCGGGTCGCCGGTGGCGGGCTGCTCGTCGGGGCGGCCGGGCTCGGGCTGCTCGCGCTCGCCGGGTTCACTCCGTCACTGCCGTACGTCACCGGGCTGCTGCCCGGCCTGCTCCTGCTGCCCGCCGGGGCCGCCGCCTCCTTCGCGGGGGCCGCCGTGCTCGCCACGGACGGGGTGCCGCCCGGGGAGGCGGGCCTGGCCGGGGGCGTGCTCAACACGGCCATGGAGCTCGGGGCGACCGTCGTGTTCGCCCTCGTGCTCGCCGTGGGCGGGGACGGGCCCTCGCTGGCCGCCGCGGCCGCCGGGTTCGCGCTGCTTGCTCTTCTGAACTACCGCTCAGTGCATTGCTGA
- a CDS encoding SDR family NAD(P)-dependent oxidoreductase: MSRTARFTAKTALVTGAGSGLGRAIALALAAEGANVVVAGRGEGPLKETVALIEEQGGTGYAHAADVSRSEDVKALVRAAVERFGSLDVAVNNAGVFRGAGPIADVAEDDWQTLLDINVTGVLLSLQAEVAQMRGQEGGGAIVNISSNLGPHTRIPGTTAYGVSKAAVSALTRGAALDHIGDGVRINAVSPGASATTMSLLPGESEAERAVRMKEQSPLGRVSSAEEVAAAVLYLASEDAASVVGTDLVIDGGAAA; this comes from the coding sequence ATGTCCCGCACCGCTCGCTTCACCGCCAAGACCGCCCTCGTCACCGGCGCCGGCTCCGGGCTCGGGCGTGCCATCGCGCTCGCCCTTGCCGCCGAAGGGGCCAACGTCGTCGTCGCAGGGCGCGGTGAAGGTCCGTTGAAGGAGACCGTCGCGCTCATCGAGGAGCAGGGCGGCACCGGGTACGCCCACGCCGCCGATGTCAGCCGCTCCGAAGACGTGAAGGCGCTCGTCCGAGCCGCCGTCGAGCGGTTCGGGTCGCTCGACGTCGCCGTCAACAACGCCGGGGTCTTCCGTGGCGCCGGGCCCATCGCCGACGTCGCCGAGGACGACTGGCAGACGCTGCTCGACATCAACGTCACCGGCGTCCTGCTGTCCCTGCAGGCCGAAGTCGCCCAGATGCGCGGGCAGGAGGGCGGCGGCGCGATCGTCAACATCTCCTCCAACCTGGGCCCGCACACCCGCATCCCGGGCACCACCGCCTACGGCGTCTCCAAGGCCGCCGTCTCCGCGCTCACCCGGGGCGCCGCCCTCGACCACATCGGCGACGGCGTGCGCATCAACGCCGTGAGCCCCGGCGCCTCCGCCACCACCATGTCGCTGCTGCCCGGCGAGAGCGAAGCGGAGCGTGCGGTGCGGATGAAGGAGCAGTCGCCGCTCGGCCGGGTCTCGTCGGCCGAGGAAGTGGCGGCCGCGGTGCTGTACCTGGCCTCCGAGGACGCCGCTTCCGTGGTCGGCACCGACCTGGTGATCGACGGTGGCGCGGCCGCGTAA
- a CDS encoding oxidoreductase: MTGWNASDIPDQSGRTAVVTGANSGIGLVTARELARRGARVILACRSEARGKEAESRILGEVPDAQVEFRVLDLGDLTAVRDFAAGYAHEGLDLLINNAGVMALPYARTADGFETQFGVNHLGHFALTGLLLPKLLATAGARVVSVSSGFHALSNIDIGDLNSERKYRRWIAYGRSKTANLLFIHELARRLGTVGSDVVAAAAHPGYASTNLQTAGAKIEGSRLKERAAELGNRIFAQSAEAGALPTLYAATAPGVRPDSFTGPKLQGWRGAPTKSWRAAWTLNDVAGERLWVASEQLTGVTYEGLKVS, encoded by the coding sequence ATGACGGGCTGGAACGCGAGCGACATCCCCGACCAGAGCGGCCGCACCGCGGTGGTCACCGGCGCCAACAGCGGCATCGGCCTTGTCACGGCACGCGAACTGGCCCGTCGGGGCGCCCGGGTGATCCTCGCCTGCCGCAGCGAGGCCCGCGGCAAGGAAGCGGAGTCGCGGATCCTCGGTGAAGTCCCGGACGCGCAGGTCGAGTTCAGGGTGCTCGACCTCGGCGACCTGACGGCCGTACGGGACTTCGCGGCCGGGTACGCGCACGAGGGCCTCGACCTGCTGATCAACAACGCGGGCGTCATGGCGCTGCCCTACGCCAGGACGGCGGACGGCTTCGAGACGCAGTTCGGGGTCAACCACCTCGGGCACTTCGCGCTCACCGGGCTGCTGCTGCCCAAGCTGCTCGCGACGGCGGGGGCGCGGGTGGTGAGTGTGTCGAGCGGATTCCACGCGCTGTCGAACATCGACATCGGCGACCTCAACAGCGAGCGGAAATACCGGCGTTGGATCGCCTACGGCCGCTCCAAGACCGCGAACCTGCTGTTCATCCACGAACTGGCGCGCCGGCTCGGGACGGTGGGCTCCGATGTCGTGGCGGCCGCCGCGCACCCCGGTTATGCGAGCACCAATCTGCAGACGGCGGGCGCCAAGATCGAGGGCAGCAGGCTGAAGGAGCGCGCCGCCGAGCTCGGCAACAGGATCTTCGCCCAGTCCGCCGAGGCGGGCGCCCTGCCCACGCTGTACGCCGCCACCGCGCCCGGGGTGCGTCCCGACTCCTTCACGGGGCCGAAGCTCCAGGGCTGGCGAGGGGCGCCGACGAAGTCGTGGCGGGCCGCGTGGACGTTGAACGATGTGGCGGGGGAGCGGCTTTGGGTGGCTTCGGAGCAGCTCACGGGGGTGACGTACGAGGGCCTGAAGGTCTCGTAG
- a CDS encoding group III truncated hemoglobin translates to MESSRAPRDIETRADLDTLLRRFYTTAFKDSRIGPFFTEIAGTDLEVHMPRITDFWESALFRSAEYRRNAFTPHAALHSAVPLTAEHFGRWNQLWQATVDGLHRGPNADRAKATGERMSIAMLKRLNGGEADTSGDGPGFVPLAAVELRAA, encoded by the coding sequence ATGGAATCCTCGCGCGCCCCCCGCGACATCGAAACCCGCGCCGACCTCGACACGCTCCTGCGCCGCTTCTACACGACGGCCTTCAAGGACTCCCGGATCGGCCCGTTCTTCACCGAGATCGCGGGCACCGACCTGGAGGTCCACATGCCCCGCATCACGGACTTCTGGGAGAGCGCGCTGTTCCGCTCCGCGGAGTACCGCCGCAACGCCTTCACCCCGCACGCGGCCCTGCACTCCGCGGTCCCCCTGACCGCCGAACACTTCGGCCGCTGGAACCAGCTGTGGCAGGCCACCGTCGACGGCCTGCACCGGGGCCCGAACGCGGACCGCGCGAAGGCCACCGGCGAGCGCATGTCGATCGCCATGCTCAAGCGCCTCAACGGCGGCGAGGCGGACACCTCCGGTGACGGCCCCGGGTTCGTCCCGCTGGCTGCGGTGGAGCTGCGAGCCGCGTAG
- the nirD gene encoding nitrite reductase small subunit NirD, whose amino-acid sequence MTIAPESTSTSLKLQLRLSDDWFEACDATLLTPGRGIAVLLPDGRQAALFRDRAGRTYAIGNRDPFTGAAVLSRGLLGSAEGRAFVASPLLKQRFDLETGRCLDDEEVTVEAYEVRIG is encoded by the coding sequence ATGACGATCGCCCCGGAATCAACCTCCACCTCGCTGAAGCTCCAACTCCGCCTGTCCGACGACTGGTTCGAGGCCTGCGACGCGACGCTGCTCACGCCCGGCCGCGGGATCGCGGTCCTGCTGCCCGACGGCCGCCAGGCGGCCCTGTTCCGGGACCGCGCGGGCCGCACGTACGCGATCGGCAACCGCGACCCCTTCACGGGCGCCGCAGTCCTCTCCCGAGGCCTGCTCGGCTCGGCCGAGGGCCGGGCGTTCGTGGCATCCCCCCTGCTCAAGCAGCGCTTCGACCTGGAGACGGGGCGGTGCCTGGACGACGAGGAGGTCACGGTGGAGGCGTACGAGGTACGAATCGGCTGA
- the nirB gene encoding nitrite reductase large subunit NirB, which produces MTPVSNTTPPTILLIGHGMVGQRFLEALAERGITGRSRVVVLCEEPRAAYDRVRLTSYFEGRTPDELSMTEPDFMAKHGIELHLGDPAEHIDRATKTVTARSGLTVTYDTLVLATGSYPFVPPVPGKDAEGCFVYRTIEDLLAIEAYAAGARTGAVVGGGLLGLEAAGALQGLGLDTHIVEFAPRLMPVQVDEGGGAALLRTITDMGLTVHTGTGTQEILTSDSDGTDTVTGMRLSDGSDIATDLVVFSAGVRPRDALARDCGLLVGERGGITVDEQCRTSDPDVYAIGECAQAADGRVYGLVAPGYEMALTAAATIDDDQHAFTGADLSTKLKLLGVDVASFGDAHGTAEGCLDVVYSDSRSGTYKKLVVAPDGVLLGGILVGDADAYGMLRPLTGSVPPISPEQLVLPAGAGAPVQLGPSSLPDDAVICSCHNVTKKAIAACATLPEVKKCTKAGTGCGSCVKVIGQLLPQSGDKGLCGCFPFTRSELYEIVRTLRLTTHAELLDKHGREGARGGDGCEVCKPTVASILASIPGHGHILDGEQAALQDTNDHFLANIQKNGSYSIVPRIPGGEITPEKLIVIGEVARDFNLYTKITGGQRIDLFGARVEQLPLIWTRLVDAGFESGHAYGKALRTVKSCVGQTWCRYGVQDSVRMAIDLELRYRGLRAPHKLKSAVSGCQRECAEAQSKDFGVIATANGWNLYVGGNGGANPRHADLLAKDLSDAELIRLIDRFLMFYIRTADRLERTAPWLDRIEGGLEHVRDVVVHDSLGICAELEALMAAHVAHYRDEWAETINDPERLARFVSFVNAPDVPDPTVQFVPERDQIKPDLPLLTLDAPRPLEGSSAR; this is translated from the coding sequence ATGACCCCCGTAAGCAACACGACCCCGCCGACGATCCTGCTCATCGGCCACGGCATGGTCGGCCAGCGCTTCCTCGAGGCCCTGGCCGAGCGTGGCATCACCGGGCGCAGCCGCGTGGTCGTCCTCTGCGAGGAGCCGCGCGCCGCCTACGACCGGGTCCGCCTCACCTCGTACTTCGAGGGCCGCACCCCGGACGAACTCTCCATGACAGAGCCGGACTTCATGGCGAAGCACGGCATCGAGCTGCACCTGGGCGACCCCGCCGAGCACATCGACCGGGCGACGAAGACCGTCACCGCGCGCTCGGGCCTGACCGTCACGTACGACACGCTCGTGCTCGCCACCGGCTCGTACCCCTTCGTGCCGCCGGTGCCCGGCAAGGACGCCGAGGGCTGCTTCGTCTACCGGACGATCGAGGATCTTCTGGCGATCGAGGCGTACGCGGCGGGCGCGCGGACCGGCGCCGTGGTGGGCGGCGGTCTGCTCGGCCTGGAGGCGGCGGGCGCGCTGCAGGGGCTCGGACTCGACACGCACATCGTGGAGTTCGCGCCCCGCCTGATGCCGGTCCAGGTCGACGAGGGCGGCGGCGCGGCCCTGCTTCGCACCATCACCGACATGGGCCTGACCGTGCACACGGGCACCGGCACGCAGGAGATCCTCACCAGCGACTCCGATGGCACCGACACCGTCACCGGCATGAGGCTGTCCGACGGTTCGGACATCGCCACCGACCTCGTCGTCTTCTCCGCGGGCGTACGTCCCCGGGACGCGCTCGCGCGTGACTGCGGGCTCCTGGTGGGTGAGCGCGGCGGCATCACCGTGGACGAGCAGTGCCGTACCAGCGACCCCGACGTGTACGCGATCGGCGAGTGCGCGCAGGCCGCGGACGGCCGGGTGTACGGCCTGGTCGCGCCGGGCTACGAGATGGCGCTGACCGCGGCGGCCACGATCGACGACGACCAACACGCCTTCACCGGCGCCGACTTGTCGACCAAGCTGAAGCTGCTCGGCGTGGACGTCGCCTCGTTCGGCGACGCGCACGGCACGGCGGAGGGCTGCCTCGACGTCGTCTACTCCGACTCGCGCTCGGGAACGTACAAGAAGCTCGTGGTCGCCCCGGACGGCGTCCTGCTCGGCGGCATCCTGGTCGGCGACGCGGACGCGTACGGCATGCTGCGTCCGCTCACCGGCAGCGTCCCGCCCATCTCCCCCGAGCAGCTGGTCCTGCCGGCCGGCGCGGGCGCACCCGTCCAGCTGGGCCCGTCCTCCCTGCCGGACGACGCGGTGATCTGCTCCTGCCACAACGTCACGAAGAAGGCGATCGCCGCCTGCGCCACCCTGCCCGAGGTCAAGAAGTGCACCAAGGCCGGTACGGGCTGCGGCAGTTGTGTGAAGGTGATCGGGCAGCTGCTTCCGCAGTCCGGCGACAAGGGGCTGTGCGGCTGCTTCCCGTTCACGCGCAGTGAGCTGTACGAGATCGTCCGTACGCTGCGCCTGACGACACACGCCGAACTCCTCGACAAACACGGCCGCGAGGGCGCGCGCGGCGGGGACGGCTGCGAGGTCTGCAAGCCGACCGTGGCGTCGATCCTGGCGAGCATCCCGGGCCACGGCCACATCCTCGACGGCGAGCAGGCCGCCCTGCAGGACACCAACGACCACTTCCTGGCGAACATCCAGAAGAACGGCTCGTACTCGATCGTGCCGCGCATCCCGGGCGGCGAGATCACCCCGGAGAAGCTGATCGTCATCGGCGAGGTGGCCCGGGACTTCAACCTCTACACGAAGATCACCGGCGGCCAGCGCATCGACCTCTTCGGCGCCCGGGTCGAGCAACTGCCGCTGATCTGGACAAGGTTGGTGGACGCGGGCTTCGAGTCGGGGCACGCGTACGGCAAGGCACTGCGCACCGTGAAGTCGTGCGTCGGGCAGACCTGGTGCCGGTACGGGGTGCAGGACTCGGTGCGCATGGCGATCGACCTGGAACTGCGCTACCGGGGACTTCGGGCCCCGCACAAGCTGAAGTCGGCGGTCTCGGGCTGCCAGCGCGAGTGCGCGGAGGCCCAGTCCAAGGACTTCGGGGTGATCGCCACGGCCAACGGCTGGAACCTGTACGTCGGCGGCAACGGCGGCGCCAACCCGCGCCACGCCGACCTGCTCGCGAAGGACCTCTCCGACGCCGAGCTGATCCGTCTCATCGACCGCTTCCTGATGTTCTACATCCGTACGGCCGACCGCCTGGAGCGCACCGCACCCTGGCTGGACCGGATCGAGGGCGGCCTGGAGCACGTACGGGACGTCGTCGTGCACGACTCGCTCGGGATCTGCGCCGAGCTGGAGGCGCTGATGGCCGCGCACGTCGCGCACTACCGCGACGAGTGGGCCGAGACGATCAACGACCCGGAGCGCCTGGCCCGCTTCGTGTCGTTCGTCAACGCACCCGACGTACCGGACCCGACCGTCCAGTTCGTCCCGGAGCGCGACCAGATCAAGCCGGACCTGCCCCTCCTCACCCTCGACGCTCCGCGCCCCCTGGAAGGAAGCTCCGCCCGATGA
- a CDS encoding NAD(P)/FAD-dependent oxidoreductase — MAQQIVVIGTGTAGTALARALAASEHAEVTLIGEEPHAPYNRVLLAEVLAGRYAPEVIALPSPGRIHHTRATRIDRAAKQVHTADGATLTYDRLVLATGSNPVLPPLRGMSPRAGLPDGVHAFRTMDDCLALNEAVAKDTRAVVIGGGLLGVSAARALAQRGAQVVLAQQGERLMERQLDPTASALVRRHLTALGVEVHTECRVRGLGTTDDRVRRVELADGYSLGADVVVIACGVRPRITLAQEAGLDVRRGIVVDDELRTSDPYVHAIGDCAEHAGRTYGLATPALEQAATLAELLTQPESKQRYTGTRTLTRLTLNGTGPLDLATFGDPDPLPGDDVVRLADATRGTYRKVVVREDRLVGGVLLGELATVGALARAWEADEELPQAPLLHLLTNDGGPA; from the coding sequence ATGGCCCAACAAATCGTGGTGATAGGCACCGGCACGGCAGGCACCGCCCTGGCCCGAGCCCTCGCGGCAAGCGAGCACGCCGAAGTCACCCTGATCGGCGAGGAACCCCACGCCCCGTACAACCGCGTCCTCCTCGCAGAGGTCCTCGCAGGCCGCTACGCCCCCGAAGTGATCGCACTCCCCTCCCCCGGCCGGATCCACCACACCCGCGCGACCCGCATCGACCGGGCGGCCAAGCAGGTGCACACGGCGGACGGCGCCACGCTCACGTACGACCGCCTGGTCCTGGCCACGGGCTCCAACCCGGTCCTGCCCCCGCTGCGCGGCATGTCCCCACGGGCCGGCCTCCCCGACGGCGTCCACGCGTTCCGCACGATGGACGACTGCCTCGCCCTCAACGAGGCCGTCGCCAAGGACACCCGCGCCGTGGTCATCGGAGGCGGCCTCCTCGGCGTCTCCGCCGCCCGCGCCCTCGCCCAGCGCGGCGCCCAGGTCGTCCTCGCCCAGCAGGGCGAACGCCTCATGGAGCGCCAACTCGACCCCACGGCAAGTGCGTTGGTACGCCGCCACCTCACCGCGCTCGGCGTCGAGGTGCACACGGAGTGCCGCGTCCGCGGCCTCGGCACCACTGACGACAGGGTCCGCCGCGTGGAGCTGGCCGACGGCTACTCCCTAGGCGCCGACGTCGTCGTCATCGCCTGCGGGGTACGCCCCCGCATCACCCTCGCCCAGGAGGCGGGCCTCGACGTCCGGCGCGGCATCGTCGTCGACGACGAGCTGCGCACCTCGGACCCGTACGTCCACGCCATCGGCGACTGCGCGGAACACGCGGGCCGCACCTACGGCCTCGCGACACCGGCCCTCGAACAGGCCGCCACCCTCGCCGAGTTGCTCACCCAGCCGGAGAGCAAGCAGAGGTACACCGGCACCCGCACCCTCACCCGCCTCACCCTGAACGGCACGGGCCCGCTCGACCTCGCCACCTTCGGCGACCCTGACCCACTGCCCGGCGACGACGTGGTCCGCCTGGCCGATGCCACCCGCGGCACCTACCGGAAGGTCGTCGTCCGCGAGGACCGCCTGGTCGGCGGGGTGCTGCTCGGCGAGCTCGCCACTGTCGGCGCGCTCGCCCGCGCCTGGGAGGCCGACGAAGAACTCCCGCAGGCCCCCCTGCTCCACCTGCTCACCAACGACGGAGGCCCCGCATGA
- a CDS encoding sensor domain-containing protein — MATATLAARTQPVWRRILRAPFTGETWRRAAYLLIALPAALLCLVLALVGSPAAGRIQRSLARRLLGVEVPEPDRASKPLALAHAVLTLPLTLIATVVTGFVWFVMLINLGYPLRPDSDQPADYAQSWGGPTLAGAWGVHILGGTVLVGLLMPWIVKGFTALQGRLVRAFHGADRAGLRSSALIALVVAAGCVLLSIPIIHQF; from the coding sequence ATGGCTACGGCAACCCTCGCAGCTCGTACCCAGCCGGTCTGGCGTCGCATTCTGCGTGCTCCCTTCACGGGTGAGACCTGGCGCCGCGCCGCGTACCTCCTGATCGCCCTCCCCGCCGCGCTGCTCTGCCTCGTCCTCGCCCTGGTCGGCAGCCCCGCCGCAGGCCGTATCCAGCGTTCCCTGGCCCGGCGCCTGCTCGGTGTCGAGGTGCCGGAACCGGATCGTGCGAGCAAGCCGCTGGCCCTCGCGCACGCCGTGCTCACGCTGCCGCTGACCCTGATCGCGACCGTCGTCACGGGCTTCGTCTGGTTCGTCATGCTGATCAACCTCGGCTACCCGCTGCGCCCCGACAGCGATCAGCCGGCCGACTACGCCCAGTCCTGGGGCGGCCCCACCCTGGCCGGCGCCTGGGGCGTGCACATCCTCGGCGGCACCGTGCTCGTCGGGCTCCTGATGCCGTGGATCGTCAAGGGCTTCACCGCGCTGCAGGGCCGACTCGTCCGTGCCTTCCACGGGGCGGACCGGGCAGGGCTGCGCAGCTCGGCGCTGATCGCCCTCGTCGTGGCCGCCGGGTGCGTGCTGCTCTCGATCCCGATCATCCACCAGTTCTGA
- a CDS encoding sensor histidine kinase — translation MPRKLIALATAPFTRRSLAALLYTALALPLALVSCVLVLLGLLLGGALTITALGPWLIAGTVRGALALGEVQRGLARGLLGLDIEAPRRGGEEAGAFGWRRAVLRDRVAWRAVGCALAVPLTAALALGVAVCTYVYGLMFVLHPFLKNWNYYTVRAADGSTRRVSLEIANVQLDSWPRWLLVVAAGVVLLAVAPWLLHRALVPHRMVLRALLGPDRTESRIRTLEETRAHAVDDAAATLRRIERDLHDGTQARLVGLGMQLTIIRELLTADADRAQVLAVVDTAQGSAKAGVAELRDLVRGIHPPVLDQGLDTALATLAADSALPVTLTADLQGRASPAIESIAYFCAAELLTNVIKHSGARAAQVDVTAADGQLRLVVRDDGRGGAAVGGGSGLRGLLDRVRTVDGTLECASPAGGPTVVTVVLPYS, via the coding sequence ATGCCCCGCAAGCTCATCGCCCTCGCCACCGCCCCCTTCACCCGCCGAAGCCTCGCCGCCCTGCTGTACACGGCCCTCGCGCTGCCGCTCGCCCTGGTGTCGTGCGTGCTCGTCCTGCTCGGCCTGCTGCTCGGCGGCGCGCTCACCATCACCGCGCTCGGGCCCTGGCTGATCGCGGGCACCGTGCGCGGGGCGCTCGCCCTCGGCGAGGTGCAGCGAGGGCTCGCCCGTGGGCTGCTCGGCCTCGACATCGAGGCCCCGCGGCGCGGCGGCGAGGAGGCCGGGGCGTTCGGCTGGCGGCGGGCGGTGTTGCGGGACCGGGTGGCGTGGCGGGCGGTCGGCTGCGCGCTCGCCGTGCCGCTCACGGCCGCACTCGCGCTGGGCGTCGCGGTGTGCACGTACGTATACGGCTTGATGTTCGTCCTGCACCCGTTCCTGAAGAACTGGAACTACTACACCGTCCGGGCCGCCGACGGCAGCACCCGGCGGGTGTCCCTGGAGATCGCGAACGTCCAACTCGACAGCTGGCCACGGTGGTTGCTCGTCGTGGCCGCCGGCGTTGTGCTTCTTGCGGTCGCCCCGTGGCTGCTGCACCGCGCGCTCGTCCCGCACCGCATGGTCCTGCGCGCCCTCCTCGGACCCGACCGGACCGAGAGCCGCATCCGCACCCTGGAGGAGACCCGCGCGCACGCCGTCGACGACGCCGCGGCCACCCTGCGACGCATCGAGCGCGACCTCCACGACGGCACCCAGGCCCGCCTCGTCGGCCTCGGCATGCAGCTGACGATCATCCGGGAACTGCTCACCGCCGACGCCGACCGCGCGCAGGTCCTCGCCGTCGTCGACACCGCGCAGGGCAGCGCCAAAGCGGGCGTCGCCGAATTGCGCGATCTCGTACGAGGCATCCATCCGCCCGTCCTCGACCAGGGCCTCGACACGGCCCTCGCGACCCTGGCCGCCGACAGCGCGTTGCCGGTCACGCTCACCGCGGACCTCCAAGGCCGTGCCTCGCCGGCCATCGAGTCCATCGCGTACTTCTGCGCCGCCGAACTCCTCACGAACGTGATCAAGCACAGCGGGGCGCGGGCGGCGCAGGTCGACGTGACGGCCGCGGACGGGCAACTCCGGCTCGTCGTACGGGACGACGGGCGCGGCGGCGCGGCCGTGGGCGGCGGCAGCGGGCTGCGCGGGCTGCTCGACCGGGTGCGCACCGTCGACGGCACGCTGGAGTGTGCGAGTCCGGCCGGTGGGCCTACGGTGGTCACCGTCGTACTCCCGTACTCCTGA